The genomic stretch GAAGAACACCGTCGGCTGGTGCTGCAGCCAGCGGCGGAAGGTGGCATCAGGCGTGGGCCGCTCGGCCATCAGCACCACCGTGGCGCCGACGCTGAGCGGAAAGCTGAGCCCGTTGCCGAGCCCGTAGGCGAAATACAGCTTGGCCGCGGAAAAGCACACATCCTGCTCGGTCAGGCCGAGCACCGGCCCGGCATAAAGTGCCGCGGTCCAGTACGGGTTGCCGTGGCTGTGCACCACGCCCTTGGGCTGGCCGGTCGAGCCCGACGAGTAGAGCCAGAAGCCAGGGTCGTCGCAACCGGTGGCGGCGGGCGCCGGCAGCGGTGCCTGCGCGGCCAGCGCAGTTTCCAGCGCCGCCATGCCATCGGGCAATGCTGCCTGCGCACGCGATACACGCGACACCAGCACCTGCCGCACCTCATGCCCGGGCCGCGCCAGCGCGTCCTGCAACACCGGCAGCAGCGCGGCCGACACCATCACTGCCTGCGCGCGGCTGTGCTGCAGCATGTAGGCGTAGTCGTCGGCGGTCAGCAAGGTGTTGACCGCGACGGGGACGATGCCGGCGTACATCGCGCCGAGAAAGCACACCGGCCAGTCGGTGCAGTCGTGCATCAGCAGCAGCACGCGCTCTTCGCGGCGGATGCCTGCGCCGAGCAGCGCCGCGGCCAGGCGCCGCACCTGCTGGTCGAGTTCGCCATAGGTAAGCTGACCGTCGTCGTCGAGATAAGCCACCTTGCCGGGGCGTTGCGCATTGCAGCCGAGCAGGTGCGCGGCAAAGTTGAAGGGGGTGCCGGGTGGCCGGACCGGTGGCGCTGCGGGCGTGGCGTTCATGGGTTGTCTCCCCGTTGCTGGTGTACGGTGTGCCGCGCGGCGCCATGCGGGTGTGGCGGCGCGGGAAAATGCGTGGGCCGGATCGCTCAGGCCAGGGTCAGACCAAGTTGCCGAGCACCGTGGTGCTGGCCTGGATGGCGCTGCGGCGGTGATAGAAGTGCAGGGCGCGCAGGCCGCCCAGTTCTTCGCCGCCGCCGGCGCGGCCCGGGCCGCCGTGCAGCGATTGCGGCATGACATTGCCGTGGCCGGTATGCAGCTGCGCCACGTCGGGCGATATCACATGCACGCGCCCATGGCTGTCCGCCAGTTCCAGCGCGGCGGCGCCGAGCGCGGCCGCGTCGCTGCCATAGAGCGAGGCCACCAGCGAGCCCTGGCCACGGCGCACCAGGTCAAGGGCATGGGTGGTATCCCGGTAGGGCAGCAGCGTGGCGACCGGGCCGAACACTTCGGTGTCATGCACCGCGGCGGCCGCGTCGGCATCGGTCACGCCCAGCAGCGTCGGGCCAAGGCAGCACGCCACCGCCGGGTCGGCATCGACCAGCGGCTGTTGCGCGCCGTCATGCAGCACCTGTGCGTGCGTGCGCAGTTCGGCGAGGCCCGCCTGCACCGCGTCGAACTGCGCGCGGCTGACCAGTGCGCCCATGCGTACCGCATCGTTGCGCGGGTTGCCCACGGTCACCTTGGACAGCCGCGCGCCGATGGCCTCGGCGGCCTGTGCATACAGTGCCTCAGGCACGAATACGCGCCGGATCGCGGTGCATTTCTGGCCGGACTTGACCGTCATCTCGCGCACGACTTCCTTCGCCAGCAGATCGAAGGCGGCACTGCCGGCGCCGTCCTGCGGCAGCAGCACGGCAGAATTGATGCTGTCCGCTTCGATGTTCACGCGCACCGAGCGCCGGGCGATGGCCGGATGCGAGCGGATCACCGCCGCGGTGTCGGCCGAACCGGTGAACGACACCACATCGAACGGCTGCAGCGCGTCCAGCAGGCCCGCGGCGCTGCCGCACACCACCGACAGCGCGCCCGCCGGCAGGACGCCGGCCTCGACCACGTCGCGCACCATGCGCTGGGTCAGCCAGGCGGTCGCGGTGGCGGGTTTGACGATCACCGGCACGCCCGCCAGCAGCGCCGGCGCGGCCTTCTCCCACAGGCCCCAGGCGGGGAAGTTGAAGGCGTTGATGAACAGTGCCACGCCGCGCGTCGGCACCAGCACATGCTGCGACTGGAACAGCGGGTCCTTGCCCAGCCGCGCCGCTTCGCCGTCTGCAAGGAAATGCCGGTCGCCGAGCGTATCGCCCAGCCTGGCGTAAGTGCCCAGCGTGAAGATGCCGCCATCGATGTCGACCGCGGAGTCGTTGCGCACGGTGCCGCTGTTGGCGGTGGCGATGTCGTAATAGGCATCGCGGTTGGCCTGCAGCACCTTGACCACCTCGGCCAGCAGCGCGGCGCGCTGCCGGTAGCTCAGCGCGCGCAGCGCGGCGCCGCCCTGCTCGCGGGCGAAGGCGAAGCCGGCCGCCAGGTCGAGGCCGGTGGCGTCGACGCGCACCAGCTCGTTGCCGAGCACCGGGTCGAACAGCGCGGTACCGGCACCGCTGCCATGTTGCCAGGTGCCGCCGAGGTAATTGGAAAGGAGTTCGGTCATGGTGGCTCTCAGCGCGTGAAGTCGATACGGCCTTGCGGCAGCAGGTACAGCACCAGCGCGCGGCCGTTGCTGACGGTGGGGCGATGGGCGCTGCCCGGCGGGCACACCAGCCAGCCGGCGGGGCGGCCGTCGAAGCGCGCGTCGCCGTCGAGCGGCATGATCAGGTCGATCTCGCCCTCGGGATGGGTGTGGTGCGGGCCGGCGATGTCGTGCATGTCGACCACGTCGACCGAGAAGCCATGCAGGTCGTCGGCGGGCTTGAAGACGCGGCCGTAGCGGATGCCGCCGCCTTCGCGGTCGCACAGCCAGCCCTCGGCCACGCCGGCCTGGCATGACGCCATCAGCTCGCGGTAGGTGGGGGTGCCGGCGCCGTGCTCGGCGTTCAGCCATTCATCGAGCGCCGCGTCGAGCGGGCGGCCGGCCAGTTGCGCGGTGAGCCGGGCGATCTGGCTGCGGAATTCGCTTGCGGACATAGGACAGGGGCTCCGTCTGATGCGCCGGTTGCCTTCACCGGCGTCATGCATTATTGTGCATGTATGAAAAATAGAGCCGCAGGGAGATCATGTCAAGCACTATATTGCATGAGTCTGGGTTAACCCCGGAGGTGGAGCTGCAGCATGATTCAAGCGGCGTTGCCGCCAACGGGCCGGAGAAGAACCCCTTCCTGGTGTCGCTGGGCGAGCGCGTGCGCGCGCAGCGGGCCTGCCGCGGCCTGACCCGCAAGGCCGCTGCGCAGGCGGCCGGCGTCTCCGAGCGGCATCTCGCCAACCTGGAATACGGCAGCGGCAACGCGTCGATCCTGGTGCTGCAGCACGTGGCCGAGGCGCTGCAGTGCTCGCTGGCCGGGCTGCTGGGTGATGTCACTACGTCGTCGCCCGAATGGGTCCTGTTGCGCGAGCTGCTGGAACACCGCGACGAAGCCACGCTGCGGCGCGTGCGCATTGCCGTGGGCGAGCTGCTCGGCACCGGCGGCGAGAACGCGGCCCAGGCCGCGCGCAGCCCGCGCGTGGCGCTGATCGGGCTGCGCGGCGCGGGCAAGACCACGCTGGGCGGGATGCTGGCCGAGGACCTGGATTTCCCGTTCGTCGAGCTGAGCCGCGAGATCGAGAAATTTGCGGGCTGCAGTATTTCCGAGATCCAGGGCCTGTACGGCATGAACGCCTATCGCCGCTACGAGCGGCGCGCGCTGGAGGAGGCCATCCAGATCTATCCCGAGGCCGTGATCGCCACGCCCGGCGGCCTGGTGTCGGACCCGGCCACCTTCAACCTGCTGCTGGCCCACTGCACCACGGTGTGGTTGCAGGCCGAGCCGGAACACCATATGGAGCGGGTGCGGGCGCAGGGCGACTTTCGCCCGATGGCCGCCAGCAAGGAGGCGATGGAAGACCTGCGCCAGATCCTGGCCGGCCGCGCCGCCTTCTATTCCAAGGCGGAGTTCTCGCTGGACACCAGCGCGCAGCCGCTCGACGCCACCTTTGCCGGCCTGCGCGGGCTGGTGCGGCAGGCGTTGCGCATGCCGGTGTGACGGCGCTGGCGCAATAACCAAAGGCGGAGGGCACTCCCGGTCACGTATCCTGAAATCTGCACAATAGTGCTTGCGGAACATCGGATTGATGAACTATAGTTCGTTCAAGCCAGATACCCGTTGATGCACGATAGTGCAGTTTCGCAGAGGAGACCCCGCCGTGACCACCGCCCCCCGCGTCGACTACCAGACCGATCCTTCCCAATACAAGCACCTGAAGCTGGCCTTCGACGGTCCCGTTGCCACGCTGGCGGTGGATATCGACGAGAACGCCGGCCTGCGCCCCGGCTACAAGCTCAAGCTCAACAGCTACGACCTCGGCGTCGACATCGAACTGAACGACGCGCTCAACCGCATCCGCTTCGAGCATCCGGAAGTGCGCACCGTAGTCATCACCAGCGGCAAGGACAAGGTGTTCTGCTCCGGCGCCAATATCTTCATGCTCGGCGTCAGCAGCCATGCGTGGAAGGTCAACTTCTGCAAGTTCACCAACGAGACCCGCAACGGCATCGAGGATTCCTCGGCGCACAGCGGCCTGAAGTTCCTGGCCGCGGTCAACGGTGCCTGCGCCGGCGGCGGCTATGAGCTGGCGCTGGCCTGCGACGAGATCCTGCTGGTCGACGACCGCTCGTCGGCGGTAAGCCTGCCCGAAGTGCCGCTGCTGGGCGTGCTGCCGGGTACCGGCGGCCTGACCCGCGTTACCGACAAGCGCCATGTGCGCCATGATCTCGCCGATATCTTCTGCACCACCACCGAGGGCGTGCGCGGCCAGCGCGCCAAGGACTGGCGCCTGGTCGACGATATCGCCAAGCCTGCGGTGTTCGCGCAGAAGGTGCGG from Cupriavidus nantongensis encodes the following:
- a CDS encoding 3,4-dehydroadipyl-CoA semialdehyde dehydrogenase gives rise to the protein MTELLSNYLGGTWQHGSGAGTALFDPVLGNELVRVDATGLDLAAGFAFAREQGGAALRALSYRQRAALLAEVVKVLQANRDAYYDIATANSGTVRNDSAVDIDGGIFTLGTYARLGDTLGDRHFLADGEAARLGKDPLFQSQHVLVPTRGVALFINAFNFPAWGLWEKAAPALLAGVPVIVKPATATAWLTQRMVRDVVEAGVLPAGALSVVCGSAAGLLDALQPFDVVSFTGSADTAAVIRSHPAIARRSVRVNIEADSINSAVLLPQDGAGSAAFDLLAKEVVREMTVKSGQKCTAIRRVFVPEALYAQAAEAIGARLSKVTVGNPRNDAVRMGALVSRAQFDAVQAGLAELRTHAQVLHDGAQQPLVDADPAVACCLGPTLLGVTDADAAAAVHDTEVFGPVATLLPYRDTTHALDLVRRGQGSLVASLYGSDAAALGAAALELADSHGRVHVISPDVAQLHTGHGNVMPQSLHGGPGRAGGGEELGGLRALHFYHRRSAIQASTTVLGNLV
- a CDS encoding helix-turn-helix transcriptional regulator, coding for MSSTILHESGLTPEVELQHDSSGVAANGPEKNPFLVSLGERVRAQRACRGLTRKAAAQAAGVSERHLANLEYGSGNASILVLQHVAEALQCSLAGLLGDVTTSSPEWVLLRELLEHRDEATLRRVRIAVGELLGTGGENAAQAARSPRVALIGLRGAGKTTLGGMLAEDLDFPFVELSREIEKFAGCSISEIQGLYGMNAYRRYERRALEEAIQIYPEAVIATPGGLVSDPATFNLLLAHCTTVWLQAEPEHHMERVRAQGDFRPMAASKEAMEDLRQILAGRAAFYSKAEFSLDTSAQPLDATFAGLRGLVRQALRMPV
- a CDS encoding benzoate-CoA ligase family protein gives rise to the protein MNATPAAPPVRPPGTPFNFAAHLLGCNAQRPGKVAYLDDDGQLTYGELDQQVRRLAAALLGAGIRREERVLLLMHDCTDWPVCFLGAMYAGIVPVAVNTLLTADDYAYMLQHSRAQAVMVSAALLPVLQDALARPGHEVRQVLVSRVSRAQAALPDGMAALETALAAQAPLPAPAATGCDDPGFWLYSSGSTGQPKGVVHSHGNPYWTAALYAGPVLGLTEQDVCFSAAKLYFAYGLGNGLSFPLSVGATVVLMAERPTPDATFRRWLQHQPTVFFGAPTGYAGLLASPALPARAEVALRLCSSAGEALPADLGERFTAHFGCEIIDGIGSTEMLHIFLSNRPGQVRYGTTGWPVPGYTIELRDEDGRPVPDGEIGDLYIQGPSAAMMYWANREKSRETFRGGWTKSGDKYVRNADGSYSYAGRSDDMLKVSGIYVSPFEVEATLVQHPAVLEAAVIGVPDHDGLVKTKAFVVLKAGAQLAEDELKAFVKERLAAFKYPRAIAFVEALPKTATGKIQRFMLRERELQAAAERAAAVA
- a CDS encoding DUF4863 family protein — its product is MSASEFRSQIARLTAQLAGRPLDAALDEWLNAEHGAGTPTYRELMASCQAGVAEGWLCDREGGGIRYGRVFKPADDLHGFSVDVVDMHDIAGPHHTHPEGEIDLIMPLDGDARFDGRPAGWLVCPPGSAHRPTVSNGRALVLYLLPQGRIDFTR